One genomic segment of Marinitoga piezophila KA3 includes these proteins:
- a CDS encoding S41 family peptidase, which translates to MSKKMKSIITVVLIISSFVLLLANTKTDTRDIEKIYLEKFQNPIYSLLYYIEHMYYERDKVDYDKVLDSTLKGLVDGLNDPFAWYLDAQQVKESDIEESGEYGGLGILVSYDSKLEAIRIVSPMVGTPAYEAGLQADDLIISVDGSPVSEIGYMGAINKMRGTPGTTVEIEVFREGWEEAKKITLVRAKIETITAKYKVFEDNGFKIGYIKLTNFGEKSASEMRKALKAIEREHVDGIIFDLRNNPGGYLNVAIDIASMFIKDKTIVTVRYFDGSEEVVKPKTFEHFDFLDKLPIVLLVNKSSASASEIMTGALKDNKIATVIGTTTYGKAAVQRPIPLENGGEVWLPIGHYFTPNGNDIHLKGIEPDIKIENPKKELKNVEKLEAKNTTTYEAVIDPENDVQLKKAIEVLIMGGK; encoded by the coding sequence TTGAGTAAAAAAATGAAAAGTATTATCACAGTCGTTCTAATTATTTCCTCTTTTGTTTTGTTATTAGCTAACACAAAAACTGATACAAGAGATATAGAAAAAATATATCTTGAAAAATTTCAGAATCCTATATATAGTCTTTTATATTATATTGAACATATGTACTATGAAAGAGATAAAGTTGATTATGATAAAGTTTTAGATTCAACATTAAAAGGGTTAGTTGATGGTTTAAATGATCCTTTTGCATGGTATCTTGATGCTCAGCAGGTTAAAGAAAGTGATATTGAAGAATCTGGTGAATATGGCGGCCTTGGGATATTGGTAAGTTATGATTCAAAATTAGAGGCAATCAGAATAGTCAGTCCAATGGTTGGAACACCTGCATATGAAGCAGGATTACAGGCTGATGATTTAATTATAAGTGTTGATGGATCACCAGTTTCTGAAATTGGATATATGGGTGCAATTAACAAGATGCGCGGAACACCAGGAACAACAGTTGAAATAGAAGTGTTTAGAGAAGGTTGGGAAGAAGCTAAAAAAATAACGCTTGTTAGGGCAAAGATTGAAACTATTACAGCAAAATATAAAGTTTTTGAAGATAATGGATTTAAGATAGGATATATAAAATTAACCAATTTTGGTGAAAAAAGTGCGTCTGAAATGAGAAAGGCATTAAAGGCTATTGAAAGGGAGCATGTAGATGGAATAATTTTTGATTTGAGAAATAATCCAGGTGGATATTTAAATGTTGCAATAGATATAGCAAGTATGTTTATTAAAGATAAAACAATAGTTACAGTGCGTTATTTTGATGGTTCTGAAGAAGTGGTTAAGCCAAAAACATTTGAGCATTTTGATTTTCTTGATAAATTACCAATAGTATTATTGGTAAATAAATCCTCAGCATCAGCCTCTGAAATTATGACAGGTGCTTTGAAAGATAATAAAATTGCTACAGTAATTGGAACCACAACATATGGTAAAGCCGCTGTTCAAAGACCAATTCCTCTTGAAAATGGTGGAGAAGTTTGGTTGCCAATAGGACATTATTTCACACCAAATGGAAATGATATACATTTAAAAGGTATTGAGCCAGACATTAAAATTGAAAATCCCAAAAAAGAACTTAAGAATGTTGAAAAATTAGAAGCTAAAAATACAACTACATATGAAGCTGTTATTGATCCAGAAAATGATGTACAACTTAAAAAAGCCATAGAAGTTTTAATAATGGGGGGAAAATAA
- a CDS encoding nucleoside kinase codes for MRYELKIKDKILYAEKGTKYIEIIRKIQKEHPFKILAVKHNNNIKELLKEIEDSGEIVLLDTSTLDGFRIYQRGVLFLLYMALKDLYPEDKLYVHHSIGSGLYCELRSGKPSQKKLEMLKEKMLEYVKEDLPFEKKTISKFRAIKMFENVDLVDKSKLFKYRKKDKVNIYICDKYFNYFYGYMPPSTGYVDLFDLKSIDDGFVVLHPTPKSPDKVPEYKHYPKLSYTFNEYKEWLKILEVSTVGELNSLIAKGPEEATELIRVSEALHEKKYAQIADEIIKRKNIKVVLIAGPSSSGKTTSAKRLALQLKVNGLKPIPISLDDYFVDREKTPRDENGNYDFESIYALDLDLFNTHLSKLLKGEEIELPKFDFVHGKRVWSGNKIKMEEDQVLIIEGIHGLNELLTESIPREFKYKIYVSALTQMNLDSMNRITTTDTRLIRRIVRDFNFRGHSALATLKMWPSVRRGEDRNIFPFQEEADIMFNSNLIYELSVLKIFAEPLLLMVDNSNPEYSEAKRLLKFLDYFLPITVLEEIPRKSILREFIGRSTFKY; via the coding sequence ATGAGATACGAATTGAAGATAAAAGATAAAATTTTATATGCAGAGAAAGGAACAAAGTATATAGAAATTATTAGAAAGATTCAAAAGGAACATCCTTTTAAAATTCTTGCAGTAAAACATAATAATAATATAAAAGAGTTGCTTAAAGAAATAGAGGATTCTGGAGAAATAGTACTTTTGGATACTTCTACGCTTGATGGATTTAGAATTTACCAAAGAGGTGTATTATTTTTATTGTATATGGCATTAAAGGATCTTTATCCAGAAGATAAATTATATGTTCATCATAGTATAGGAAGCGGCTTATACTGTGAATTAAGAAGTGGAAAACCTTCACAGAAAAAACTTGAAATGTTAAAAGAAAAAATGTTAGAATATGTAAAGGAAGATCTCCCTTTTGAAAAGAAAACAATTTCTAAATTTAGAGCTATAAAGATGTTTGAAAATGTTGATTTAGTAGATAAATCTAAATTATTTAAATATAGAAAGAAAGATAAGGTTAATATTTATATATGCGATAAATATTTCAATTATTTCTATGGTTATATGCCACCATCTACGGGATATGTTGATTTATTTGATTTAAAATCTATAGATGATGGATTTGTAGTATTGCATCCAACACCAAAATCTCCTGATAAAGTTCCTGAGTATAAACATTATCCAAAATTATCTTATACCTTTAACGAATATAAAGAATGGTTGAAAATATTAGAAGTAAGTACTGTTGGCGAATTAAACAGTTTAATTGCTAAGGGACCAGAAGAGGCAACTGAATTAATTAGGGTTTCTGAAGCTTTGCATGAAAAGAAATATGCGCAAATTGCAGATGAAATTATTAAAAGAAAAAATATAAAGGTTGTTTTAATTGCAGGACCTTCTTCATCAGGTAAAACAACAAGTGCTAAAAGACTTGCTTTGCAACTAAAAGTAAATGGATTAAAACCTATTCCAATATCATTGGATGATTATTTTGTTGATAGGGAAAAAACACCTCGTGATGAAAATGGAAATTATGATTTCGAATCTATATATGCACTTGATTTAGATTTGTTTAATACTCACCTTTCAAAATTATTAAAAGGTGAAGAAATAGAATTGCCAAAGTTTGATTTTGTTCATGGAAAAAGAGTTTGGAGTGGAAATAAGATTAAAATGGAAGAAGATCAGGTTTTGATTATAGAAGGAATTCATGGGTTAAATGAGCTATTAACAGAAAGTATTCCAAGAGAATTTAAATATAAAATTTATGTAAGTGCGTTAACGCAAATGAATCTTGATTCAATGAATAGAATTACCACAACTGATACAAGGCTTATTCGAAGAATTGTTAGAGACTTTAATTTTAGAGGACATTCCGCTTTAGCAACACTGAAAATGTGGCCAAGTGTTAGAAGGGGTGAAGATAGAAATATTTTCCCATTCCAGGAAGAAGCGGATATTATGTTTAATTCAAATCTTATTTATGAATTATCTGTTTTAAAGATATTTGCAGAACCATTATTATTAATGGTAGATAATTCAAATCCAGAATATTCAGAAGCAAAAAGATTATTAAAATTTCTTGATTATTTCTTGCCAATTACTGTATTGGAAGAAATACCAAGAAAGTCTATTTTAAGAGAATTTATTGGAAGAAGTACATTTAAATATTAA
- a CDS encoding LysR family transcriptional regulator — MDLLQLKYFRELAYSQHMTELSEKLHISQPSLSITISKLEEELGVKLFDRIGRRIVLNEYGKIFLKHVDTIFNELEYAREEIKEAKKACHKKVILATTGTIFLSNFIIEFLEKNKDINLKQFISNNEEAIELLEKGEIDFAITYPPLKSENIETVILFEDEIMLVIPENHRFSKNREISLYELKDEKFINLVDHYDFRKVTDEIYKKAGFTPNIVFEGELSLLEKLMKSGVGVALVPKSIVELYSDFPAKTLKLKEPKFKWTIGFSWLKNKYMVDTLKIFKDCVFKYYNIK; from the coding sequence ATGGACCTCTTACAATTAAAATATTTCAGGGAATTGGCATACTCCCAGCACATGACTGAATTATCAGAAAAACTACATATCTCTCAGCCATCTTTAAGTATTACTATTTCAAAACTCGAAGAAGAATTGGGAGTAAAATTATTTGATAGAATTGGTAGAAGAATTGTTTTAAATGAATATGGGAAAATTTTTTTAAAACACGTTGATACTATATTTAATGAACTGGAATATGCCAGAGAAGAAATTAAAGAAGCAAAAAAAGCCTGTCATAAAAAGGTAATTTTAGCAACCACCGGAACCATATTTTTATCAAATTTCATTATTGAGTTTTTAGAAAAAAATAAGGATATTAACTTAAAACAATTTATTTCAAATAATGAAGAGGCTATTGAGCTGTTAGAAAAAGGGGAAATAGATTTTGCAATTACTTATCCTCCACTGAAATCCGAAAACATAGAAACTGTTATATTATTTGAAGATGAAATAATGCTTGTAATTCCAGAAAATCATCGTTTTTCTAAAAATAGGGAAATAAGTCTATATGAATTAAAAGATGAAAAATTTATAAATCTTGTAGATCATTATGACTTTAGAAAAGTAACCGATGAAATTTATAAAAAAGCAGGTTTTACACCTAATATCGTTTTTGAGGGTGAATTATCTTTATTAGAAAAATTAATGAAATCAGGTGTTGGAGTTGCCCTTGTTCCAAAATCCATAGTTGAATTATATTCAGACTTCCCTGCAAAAACATTAAAACTCAAAGAACCAAAATTTAAATGGACAATAGGATTTTCATGGTTAAAAAATAAATATATGGTTGATACATTGAAAATATTTAAAGATTGTGTATTTAAATATTATAATATAAAATAA
- a CDS encoding 3-hydroxyacyl-CoA dehydrogenase, whose translation MDIKNVTIIGGGVLGSQIAWQVAYKGFDVIVYDINEDALEKSKNFHKGYAQYFLKNKGATSEEIEATFSRLKYTTDLNEAVKEADLISESVPEVYEIKKDIYQKLAAVAPEKTIFTTNSSTMLPSQLVNFTGRPEKFLALHFANPVWEANIGEVMGHEKTSKEVFDTVVEFAKAIGMVPIPLKKEQSGYVLNSLLVPLLHAAETLYFDGVADYKSIDKTWMISTGSKFGPFGIIDLIGMNTLYNIIKMRGEKLQDEKILKRAEKIKEMFIDKNKLGVSTGEGFYKYPNPEYLDPEFLK comes from the coding sequence ATGGATATAAAAAATGTAACTATTATTGGTGGAGGTGTTTTAGGTTCCCAAATAGCTTGGCAGGTAGCATATAAGGGATTTGATGTAATTGTTTATGATATTAATGAAGATGCTTTAGAGAAATCAAAAAATTTTCATAAAGGATATGCACAATATTTTCTAAAAAATAAAGGGGCAACTTCAGAAGAAATTGAAGCAACTTTTTCAAGGTTAAAATATACTACAGATCTTAATGAAGCAGTAAAAGAAGCTGATCTTATTAGTGAATCTGTTCCAGAAGTATATGAAATAAAAAAGGATATTTATCAAAAACTTGCTGCTGTTGCACCAGAAAAGACTATTTTTACAACCAACTCTTCAACTATGTTGCCTTCACAATTAGTGAACTTTACAGGAAGGCCAGAAAAATTTCTTGCTTTACATTTTGCCAATCCGGTTTGGGAAGCAAATATTGGAGAGGTTATGGGTCATGAAAAAACATCAAAAGAAGTTTTTGATACGGTAGTTGAATTTGCTAAAGCCATTGGAATGGTCCCAATTCCATTGAAAAAAGAACAAAGTGGATATGTTTTAAATTCGCTTCTTGTACCTTTATTACATGCAGCTGAAACATTGTATTTTGATGGAGTAGCGGATTATAAAAGTATAGATAAAACCTGGATGATAAGTACCGGCTCTAAGTTTGGACCATTTGGAATTATTGATTTAATAGGAATGAACACACTTTATAATATAATAAAAATGCGTGGTGAAAAATTACAGGATGAAAAAATTTTAAAACGTGCAGAAAAAATAAAGGAAATGTTTATTGATAAGAATAAATTAGGAGTAAGTACAGGCGAAGGGTTCTATAAATATCCAAATCCAGAATATTTAGATCCAGAGTTTTTAAAATAA